The Betta splendens chromosome 7, fBetSpl5.4, whole genome shotgun sequence genome includes a window with the following:
- the LOC114859422 gene encoding twist-related protein 2-like, whose translation MREDERPEGGGSSNACPVVVETPGVGARKRQPGSRAQERVPAARPDAGAGGGPAGRGQNRHAGGAKRPRKSPEHGPPSSDSSPSPGPGPGPSPGGFSALEDPHAQRVIANIRERQRTQSLNEAFASLRKIIPTLPSDKLSKIQTLKLASRYIDFLYQVLQNDEMDAKLAGCNYVAHERLSYAFSVWRMEGAWSTMSAGH comes from the coding sequence ATGAGAGAGGACGAGCGGCCCGAGGGAGGGGGCAGTTCCAACGCCTGTCCCGTCGTCGTGGAGACGCCAGGGGTCGGCGCTCGGAAGCGGCAGCCGGGCTCCCGCGCGCAGGAGCGCGTGCCCGCGGCGAGGCCCGACGCGGGGGCCGGAGGCGGTCCAGCGGGCCGCGGCCAGAACCGCCACGCCGGCGGAGCCAAAAGGCCCAGGAAGAGCCCCGAGCACGGGCCGCCCTCCTCGGACTCGTCCCCGTCCCCGGGGCCGGGCCCCGGTCCGAGTCCGGGCGGGTTTTCGGCCCTGGAGGACCCGCACGCCCAGCGGGTCATCGCCAACATCCGCGAGCGCCAGCGGACGCAGTCCCTGAACGAAGCCTTCGCCTCGTTGAGGAAGATCATCCCGACGCTGCCCTCCGACAAACTGAGCAAGATCCAGACCCTGAAGCTGGCCTCGCGCTACATCGACTTCCTGTACCAGGTGCTGCAGAACGACGAGATGGACGCCAAGCTGGCGGGATGCAACTACGTGGCCCACGAGCGGCTGAGCTACGCGTTCTCtgtgtggaggatggagggcgCCTGGTCCACCATGTCTGCTGGCCACTGA
- the LOC114859471 gene encoding E3 ubiquitin/ISG15 ligase TRIM25-like: MSSSKPEDQLALELTCPICLQLYSDPVVLPCGHNYCRACICRTARIYGDGVQCPECREEFQGVESLQKNFKLSSIVEGYRAAAALQGPRADTQPEVSCDHCIDERTPAVRVCLKCQVSLCCRHLQKHHEREAFRDHPLVEPLNELEVKGCVAHRRPLEYFCSNDASSLCATCVTEGRHQDHDVLAFSLAEEETRRSLEARSKVISGKLLMTQSLLQKTVEEQAASEALTDRVVSGALRVVDVMAELMNGYRERLHERLEREGNQHKKSWRHEVSELEEQQQRLLEAERDATRALSETDAFAFMHRYTRIQHKLRDAATGSVPPKVPSVAPLDINALQSGLKTQEFHSDMTRLLHSLHVLLHPLDLSFSLCTAHPNLILSNDLRTVKYSSSKQPYLEHPERFTSAPQVMCSQEFSSGEHAWVVEVGPSSTWSLGVCYRSIPRRGDSSRLGHNSMSWRLQCKSGKLTACHASSSVNVGELIACLLRVEIELNYEAGTLAFHSTKGKKERLYIFRTVFKEPVYPVFSIHSNSPESWITLHTGM, encoded by the exons aTGTCTTCGTCAAAGCCGGAGGATCAGCTGGCTCTGGAGCTGACCTGCCCCATCTGCCTCCAGCTCTACTCCGACCCGGTCGTCCTCCCCTGTGGACACAACTACTGCCGCGCCTGCATCTGCAGGACTGCGCGGATCTACGGCGACGGCGTCCAGTGTCCGGAGTGCCGCGAGGAGTTTCAGGGCGTGGAGTCGCTGCAGAAGAACTTCAAACTCTCCAGCATCGTGGAAGGCTAccgggccgcggcggcgctGCAGGGCCCGCGGGCCGACACTCAGCCCGAGGTGTCCTGCGACCACTGCATAGACGAGAGGACGCCGGCCGTGAGGGTCTGCCTGAAGTGCCAGGTGTCGCTGTGCTGCAGGCACCTGCAGAAGCACCACGAgagggaggcgttcagggaccacCCGCTGGTGGAGCCCCTGAACGAGCTGGAGGTGAAGGGCTGCGTGGCCCACCGGCGCCCCCTGGAGTACTTCTGCTCCAACGACGCCTCCTCGCTGTGCGCCACGTGCGTGACGGAGGGCCGGCACCAGGACCACGACGTCCTGGCCTTCAGCCTGGCCGAGGAGGAGACGCGGCGCTCGCTGGAGGCGCGCAGCAAG GTGATTTCCGGGAAGCTGCTGATGACACAGAGTCTCCTCCAGAAAACAGTGGAGGAGCAGGCGGCCAGCGAAGCGCTGACAGACAGGGTGGTCAGTGGGGCTCTGAGAGTGGTGGACGTGATGGCCGAGCTGATGAACGG GTACAGGGAGCGTCTGCACGAGCGGCTGGAGCGGGAGGGGAACCAGCACAAAAAGAGCTGGCGGCATGAGGTGagtgagctggaggagcaacAGCAGCGGCTGCTGGAGGCGGAGCGAGATGCCACGCGGGCCCTCAGTGAGACGGACGCCTTTGCCTTCATGCACAG GTACACACGGATTCAACATAAGCTGAGAGACGCAGCCACAGGCAGCGTTCCCCCCAAAGTCCCCTCAGTGGCGCCGCTGGACATTAACGCCCTCCAGTCGGGCCTCAAAACCCAAGAGTTCCACTCAGACATGACTCGGCTGCTGCATTccctccacgtcctcctccaccccctggACCTCTCCTTCAGCCTGTGCACCGCTCACCCCAACCTCATACTGTCCAACGATCTGCGCACGGTCAAGTACAGCTCCAGCAAGCAGCCGTACCTGGAGCACCCGGAGCGCTTCACCTCCGCGCCCCAGGTCATGTGCAGCCAGGAGTTCTCCAGCGGGGAGCACGCgtgggtggtggaggtggggccCAGCAGCACGTGGTCGCTGGGCGTGTGCTACAGGAGCATCCCTCGCCGTGGCGACAGCAGCCGCCTGGGCCACAACTCCATGTCCTGGAGGCTGCAGTGCAAGAGCGGCAAGCTGACGGCCTGCCACGCGTCCTCCAGTGTGAACGTGGGGGAGCTCATCGCGTGTCTGCTGCGGGTCGAGATAGAACTGAATTACGAGGCGGGGACGCTGGCGTTCCACAGCACCAAAGGGAAAAAGGAGCGCCTCTACATCTTCAGGACGGTGTTTAAGGAGCCGGTTTACCCAGTGTTCAGCATCCACTCGAACTCACCAGAGTCCTGGATCACGCTGCACACTGGGATGTGA